One genomic segment of Candidatus Berkiella aquae includes these proteins:
- a CDS encoding tetratricopeptide repeat protein — MSQIKQAFELLEAEKHLEAYNQFYHICTTTKKTDMYNRAFYGQARALIGLARNNRREAEILLETNPSEACALKHSALHYDASAESLLTQLITTAPQYAAAYIALGRLYEAQNRMSEAQKVYQSGLQANNHNQNLQHTYNWFATYTPGFNLQAVTAQQNSMPLPSYDPQPPSESKRKTQP, encoded by the coding sequence ATGTCACAAATAAAACAAGCTTTCGAACTTTTAGAAGCTGAGAAGCATCTTGAAGCGTATAATCAGTTCTATCATATCTGTACCACCACAAAAAAAACCGACATGTATAATCGTGCTTTCTATGGACAAGCCCGCGCTTTAATTGGCTTGGCACGTAACAATCGACGTGAAGCTGAAATATTGCTTGAAACGAATCCTAGTGAAGCTTGCGCATTAAAACATTCTGCCCTACATTATGATGCGAGTGCAGAATCATTATTAACTCAACTTATCACAACTGCACCTCAATATGCCGCCGCTTATATTGCGCTGGGAAGACTTTATGAAGCGCAAAATCGAATGAGTGAAGCCCAAAAAGTTTATCAATCAGGCCTGCAAGCGAATAACCACAACCAAAATCTACAACATACTTATAATTGGTTTGCAACTTACACACCCGGTTTCAATCTGCAAGCTGTGACCGCCCAACAAAATAGCATGCCCTTACCATCATACGATCCTCAACCACCTTCAGAAAGCAAGCGAAAAACCCAACCTTAG
- a CDS encoding DUF1428 family protein yields MSYVDGFVVPVPKKNLAAYRRLANKMGKIWREYGALEYIEAAADDVKRGKHTSFPQSVKLKPSEIVVFSYIVYKSRAHRNKVNKQVMNDPRVKKACADMKAMPFDGKRMFWGGFKVIVNL; encoded by the coding sequence ATGAGCTACGTTGATGGATTTGTTGTTCCTGTTCCTAAAAAAAATCTTGCTGCTTATCGTCGCTTAGCCAATAAAATGGGAAAAATATGGCGTGAATATGGCGCGCTTGAATACATCGAAGCGGCTGCTGATGATGTTAAACGCGGAAAACATACTTCCTTTCCACAAAGCGTAAAACTAAAACCCAGTGAGATTGTGGTCTTCTCATATATTGTTTATAAATCTCGTGCACATCGTAACAAAGTTAACAAACAAGTGATGAACGATCCGCGTGTGAAGAAAGCCTGTGCCGATATGAAAGCAATGCCCTTTGATGGTAAGCGTATGTTCTGGGGCGGGTTTAAAGTGATCGTCAATCTTTAA